A single window of Onychostoma macrolepis isolate SWU-2019 chromosome 16, ASM1243209v1, whole genome shotgun sequence DNA harbors:
- the zmp:0000000881 gene encoding uncharacterized protein zmp:0000000881, with amino-acid sequence MLIQMAYSTQTLAAGCFGKIYKEKFGDTWAALKRVPIGVISRQQLERECKVYHNARHTNVVKLLGEPWIKDSKWNIPLEFIFGEDLETTIFKVQLSKIQLTPAVKATIITGMCEGLLYLHSKDIVHQDLKPDNIMVEHQTHRAVIIDLGLAKFFRNGLSSAVNLGNEAYSAPEILQNNGIRDKRSDVWAMGKIIAELCARIRLPTQFVSPVKIRETLKDQPYCNPVSRMVEPSPNYRSTMAGVITDIRRAASAPPADIRPKDITRDITRDVTRDITVARGNDIRPIQKWCPPGPPAPKVEVNKHPMLYYRQDPPQQRELGKAMVAARGEALNKQLSLMSFPCPLPETGKVTQERYIEEKGALEYKEIVTKGGRIVKYEKVQITKDS; translated from the exons ATGCTGATACAG ATGGCGTACTCCACACAAACACTGGCTGCAGGCTGCTTTGGGAAAATATACAAGGAGAAGTTTGGAGACACATGGGCTGCTCTGAAGAGAGTTCCTATAGGAGTCATCAGCAGACAACAGCTGGAGAGAGAATGCAAAGTATATCA TAATGCTCGGCATACAAACGTGGTGAAGCTTCTTGGTGAACCTTGGATAAAAGACTCCAAGTGGAACATTCCTTTGGAGTTCATCTTTGGGGAAGATCTTGAGACGACCATCTTCAAAGTACAACTTTCTAAAATACAG CTGACTCCAGCAGTGAAAGCCACAATCATCACTGGCATGTGTGAAGGTTTGCTCTATCTGCACAGTAAAGACATCGTCCACCAAGACCTCAAACCTGATAACATCATG GTGGAGCATCAAACCCATCGTGCTGTGATCATCGATCTAGGACTGGCTAAATTCTTCAGAAACGGACTCTCCTCTGCAGTAAACTTGGGCAATGAAGCATATTCAGCTCCAGAGATCCTGCAGAATAATGGCATTCGTGACAAGCGCTCAGATGTTTGGGCCATGGGTAAAATCATAGCTGAACTCTGTGCTAGGATCAGGTTACCAACCCAATTTGTGTCTCCTGTCAAGATTCGTGAAACTCTGAAAGACCAGCCATACTGTAATCCAGTGTCCAGGATGGTGGAACCCAGTCCCAATTACAGAAGTACTATGGCTGGAGTCATCACAGACATCAGGAGAGCTGCTTCAGCTCCACCAGCAGACATTAGACCAAAAGACATCACAAGAGACATCACAAGAGACGTCACAAGAGACATTACAGTGGCACGTGGAAATGACATAAGGCCAATTCAAAAGTGGTGTCCACCAGGACCTCCTGCTCCTAAAGTGGAGGTAAATAAACATCCTATGTTATATTATCGGCAGGATCCACCTCAGCAGAGAGAGCTGGGAAAGGCAATGGTAGCGGCTAGAGGAGAGGCCTTAAACAAGCAGCTGTCTCTCATGTCATTTCCTTGCCCTCTCCCAGAAACCGGAAAAGTGACTCAGGAACGCTACATTGAGGAGAAAGGAGCTCTAGAATATAAAGAGATTGTCACAAAGGGAGGGAGAATCGTTAAGTATGAGAAAGTGCAAATAACCAAAGATTCTTAA